The following are from one region of the Prochlorococcus marinus str. SB genome:
- a CDS encoding low molecular weight protein-tyrosine-phosphatase, which produces MKKISVLFVCLGNICRSPAAEAIFISLIEKKGLTDGFIVDSAGTGSWHIGKKADSRMRIAAERRDINILSRARQITNKDFDEFNYIIAMDDSNFRNIQDLKNRTASAGFASIKKIQDFRTVFNEQEVPDPYFGGDEGFDYVLDILEDSVKGFLESIS; this is translated from the coding sequence ATGAAAAAAATTTCTGTTCTTTTTGTATGTTTGGGAAATATTTGTAGGTCTCCTGCAGCAGAAGCTATCTTTATAAGTCTAATTGAAAAGAAGGGCTTAACCGATGGCTTTATTGTAGATTCTGCTGGAACTGGGAGTTGGCATATTGGAAAAAAAGCTGACTCTAGGATGAGAATTGCGGCAGAAAGAAGAGATATAAATATCTTAAGCAGGGCTCGTCAAATAACCAACAAAGATTTTGACGAATTTAACTATATTATTGCTATGGACGATTCAAATTTTAGAAATATTCAAGATCTTAAAAATAGAACAGCTTCAGCTGGTTTTGCATCAATTAAAAAAATACAAGATTTTAGAACAGTTTTTAATGAGCAAGAAGTTCCTGACCCATATTTTGGAGGTGATGAGGGCTTCGATTATGTTCTTGATATATTAGAAGACTCTGTAAAAGGTTTTTTGGAAAGTATTTCTTGA
- a CDS encoding lipid-A-disaccharide synthase-related protein produces MSHSLLFICNGHGEDVIASEIIKRLLKKIKNKNIEVLPLVGKGDVFNSIKSKNFRKIGFLKELPSGGFSNQSLKGFVLDLFAGFLIDNLRNFLLVKQKSKHNCKIIAVGDFLPLVYAWSSECEFSFIGTPKSDHTWSSGPGWDLSDFYHKLKGSEWDPWEMFLMKSPRCKNLIMRDKITANNLNKKNIDAKYLGNPMMDFVNATNDKISNIISFKRIILLVGSRYPEALKNLDNFLNCLQDFHISKDLVILLPLSINANVIQIQNYLNKYGFIKQSKVKFLINEDSVWKKKDQYVVIGKGTFNSWANMAEVGLSNAGTATEQIAGLGIPSLSLPGPGPQFTKSFAKRQSRLLGGSVLVCNNKKILLKRLSLLLKEKVERLEQAKIGKKRMGESGASKKIVDAINLYLLS; encoded by the coding sequence GTGTCTCATTCTCTATTATTTATATGCAATGGTCATGGAGAAGATGTAATCGCATCGGAGATAATAAAAAGATTACTAAAAAAAATAAAAAATAAAAATATTGAAGTTTTGCCTTTAGTAGGAAAAGGAGATGTATTTAATTCCATAAAATCAAAGAATTTTCGTAAAATAGGATTTTTAAAAGAGCTCCCTAGTGGAGGTTTTAGTAATCAAAGTCTTAAGGGATTTGTGCTTGATTTGTTTGCAGGATTTTTAATCGATAATTTAAGAAATTTTCTACTTGTAAAACAGAAGTCAAAACATAACTGCAAAATTATCGCAGTAGGCGATTTCTTGCCATTAGTCTACGCTTGGAGTTCAGAATGCGAATTTAGTTTCATTGGAACTCCCAAAAGTGATCATACTTGGAGTAGTGGGCCAGGTTGGGATTTAAGCGATTTTTATCATAAGTTGAAAGGTTCTGAATGGGATCCATGGGAAATGTTTTTAATGAAATCTCCAAGATGTAAAAATTTAATTATGAGAGATAAAATTACAGCTAATAATTTGAATAAAAAAAATATTGATGCAAAATATTTGGGTAATCCAATGATGGATTTTGTTAATGCAACAAACGACAAAATATCAAATATTATTTCTTTTAAAAGGATTATTTTATTAGTTGGAAGTAGATATCCAGAAGCTCTTAAAAATCTTGATAATTTTCTAAATTGTTTGCAAGATTTTCATATATCAAAGGATTTGGTTATTCTTTTGCCTTTGAGTATTAATGCAAATGTGATTCAAATTCAAAATTATTTAAATAAATATGGTTTTATAAAACAGAGCAAAGTTAAATTTCTAATTAACGAAGATTCAGTATGGAAAAAGAAAGATCAATATGTAGTGATTGGAAAAGGTACATTCAATTCATGGGCCAATATGGCAGAAGTTGGCTTATCTAATGCAGGAACTGCTACAGAGCAAATTGCTGGCCTTGGAATTCCATCTCTCTCTCTACCGGGACCTGGGCCACAATTTACAAAATCATTTGCAAAAAGGCAATCAAGATTATTGGGCGGTAGTGTTTTAGTTTGCAATAACAAAAAAATTCTTTTAAAACGTTTAAGTTTACTTTTGAAAGAAAAAGTTGAAAGGTTAGAACAAGCAAAAATAGGCAAAAAAAGAATGGGGGAATCCGGAGCAAGTAAGAAAATCGTAGATGCCATAAACCTTTATTTGTTATCTTAG
- a CDS encoding phycoerythrobilin:ferredoxin oxidoreductase, with the protein MLIQDTIFYRPDWRWHNFLKYLTNNLSKYNCLEKIIPSEYSYKDSTYGSKKSKKNVNLSTWGVTHKKRIQFARAVCINSPNYSVLNFLIIPNTIYNVPFFGVDFVSLPNSYLLVLDFQPSLKIQNQYNNQLLEKLIKLKNHCHSSLPLAEEMSADVARFFSPGAIWSKLPKEESSDFLIANQLYISFKEYLDLYLEILFESKEVNIELQKELINGQNNYLNYRRDNDPARPMLSSLFGKEFTESLIKEVLFTT; encoded by the coding sequence ATGTTAATACAAGATACTATTTTTTACAGGCCAGATTGGAGATGGCATAATTTTTTAAAATATTTAACAAATAATTTAAGTAAATATAACTGTTTAGAAAAAATAATACCCTCGGAATATTCTTATAAAGATTCAACATATGGTTCAAAAAAATCAAAAAAAAATGTGAATCTCTCTACTTGGGGTGTAACGCATAAAAAAAGAATTCAATTCGCAAGAGCAGTGTGTATAAATAGTCCAAATTATTCTGTTTTAAATTTTTTAATTATTCCTAATACTATTTATAACGTCCCATTTTTTGGAGTAGATTTTGTTTCTCTACCTAATAGTTATTTATTAGTGTTAGATTTTCAGCCCTCATTAAAAATACAAAATCAATACAATAATCAGTTATTAGAAAAACTTATCAAACTCAAAAATCATTGTCATTCATCACTCCCATTAGCTGAAGAAATGTCTGCGGATGTAGCTAGATTTTTTTCTCCAGGAGCAATATGGTCAAAATTACCCAAAGAAGAAAGTAGTGATTTTTTGATTGCTAATCAGCTTTATATCTCATTTAAGGAATATCTTGATTTGTATTTGGAAATTCTTTTCGAAAGCAAAGAAGTCAATATTGAACTGCAAAAAGAATTAATAAACGGTCAAAATAATTATTTGAATTATAGAAGAGATAACGATCCAGCGAGGCCAATGTTGTCGAGTTTATTTGGTAAAGAATTTACTGAATCTTTAATTAAAGAAGTTTTATTTACTACTTAA
- a CDS encoding 15,16-dihydrobiliverdin:ferredoxin oxidoreductase: protein MFDSLVDFLKTNIDELNGHEVQISSEFKEYHNEDSKYIIKNWLFSSPEYRKWRITRLDGGKKLQVFNTVAYPNFDCEMPILGADILWFGTSQKLLAILDYQPLIQEGKYLEKYCSSLGIIKKKYSAFDNNKMKNIYDSKKYFSPWVIICRGNKLNLDRDLKNIFHLFVNNYLNIHKSNPVNQFLDAEEIKINQIKYDKYSFEKDPADKLFKSFFGEKWTKKFVNKFLFTLNNEIIY, encoded by the coding sequence ATGTTTGATTCATTAGTTGATTTTCTTAAAACCAATATTGATGAATTAAATGGTCATGAAGTACAAATATCTAGCGAATTTAAAGAATATCATAATGAAGACTCAAAATATATTATTAAGAATTGGCTTTTTTCATCCCCCGAATATAGAAAGTGGCGAATAACAAGATTAGATGGTGGCAAAAAACTGCAAGTGTTTAATACGGTTGCATATCCTAATTTTGATTGTGAAATGCCTATTTTAGGAGCTGATATTTTATGGTTTGGAACTTCTCAAAAGTTATTAGCAATACTTGATTATCAACCTTTAATTCAAGAAGGCAAATATCTCGAAAAATATTGTTCAAGTTTAGGTATTATTAAAAAAAAATATTCTGCATTTGATAATAATAAAATGAAGAATATATATGATTCAAAAAAGTATTTTTCGCCATGGGTAATTATATGTAGAGGAAATAAATTAAATCTTGATAGAGATTTAAAAAATATATTTCATTTATTTGTAAATAATTATTTGAACATTCATAAATCGAACCCTGTTAATCAATTCTTAGATGCAGAAGAAATAAAGATTAATCAAATTAAATATGATAAGTATAGTTTTGAAAAAGACCCTGCAGATAAATTGTTTAAATCTTTTTTTGGAGAAAAATGGACAAAAAAATTTGTCAATAAATTCCTTTTTACATTAAATAATGAGATTATTTATTGA
- a CDS encoding ribonuclease D translates to MTIESKNIDLLYNDLTVDLYNLYKKSSYLAIDTEAMGLIHGRDRLCLVQICNEFKRTCCIKIERNTSSSSHLKKLLEDDKITKIFHYARFDVAALKCNLEINTKNIFCTKIASKLARTYTNKHGLKDLINELLGIDLDKSSQSSDWGSNEDLTKDQLDYASNDVRYLIEAMHKLKVILERENRYELAQKCFETVSVHADLDILKFSNIFEH, encoded by the coding sequence ATGACTATTGAAAGTAAAAATATTGATCTTCTTTATAACGATTTAACAGTAGATTTATACAATCTTTATAAAAAATCATCCTACCTAGCTATTGATACTGAAGCAATGGGTTTAATCCATGGAAGAGATAGACTCTGTTTAGTACAAATATGCAATGAATTTAAAAGAACATGCTGTATAAAAATCGAACGTAATACATCTTCTTCATCTCATTTAAAAAAACTTCTTGAAGATGACAAAATTACTAAAATATTTCACTATGCGAGATTTGATGTAGCAGCTCTAAAATGCAATCTTGAAATTAATACAAAAAATATTTTTTGTACAAAGATTGCTAGTAAGTTGGCAAGAACTTATACAAATAAACACGGTTTAAAGGATTTAATTAATGAATTGTTAGGTATAGATCTGGACAAAAGCTCGCAAAGTAGTGATTGGGGTAGCAACGAAGATTTAACAAAAGATCAATTAGATTATGCATCAAATGATGTTAGATATTTAATTGAAGCTATGCATAAATTAAAAGTTATCTTAGAAAGAGAGAATAGATATGAATTAGCTCAAAAATGTTTCGAAACAGTTTCTGTACATGCTGATTTAGACATACTAAAATTCTCAAATATATTTGAACATTAA
- the hemF gene encoding oxygen-dependent coproporphyrinogen oxidase — MLKEPPKNSREKTKNLLLTLQDKICSGLENIDGKGKFTEESWLRDEGGGGKSRVLKNGSIFEQAGVNFSEVQGKELPQSIISQRPEAKGHEWFATGTSMVLHPKNPFIPTVHLNYRYFEAGPVWWFGGGADLTPFYPYLSDVRNFHNEHKKACENVSKDLHKVFKPWCDEYFFLKHRNESRGIGGIFYDYQDGSGNIYKGNNHNGEASKSSQNIGRSNLNWDNLFSLAENCGQAFLPSYLPIIEKRASQTYSSKEREFQLYRRGRYVEFNLVWDRGTIFGLQTNGRTESILMSLPPLARWEYGYKAKKGSREEFLTSIFTKPQDWLNDKELEKFCIENNIFD; from the coding sequence ATGTTGAAAGAACCTCCTAAAAACTCGAGAGAAAAAACTAAAAATCTCTTATTAACTCTACAAGACAAAATTTGTTCAGGGCTTGAAAATATAGATGGCAAAGGGAAATTTACAGAAGAATCCTGGCTAAGAGACGAAGGTGGCGGAGGAAAATCAAGAGTATTGAAAAATGGTTCTATTTTTGAACAAGCAGGAGTAAATTTCTCGGAAGTACAGGGAAAAGAATTACCTCAATCTATAATCTCTCAAAGACCCGAAGCAAAAGGTCATGAATGGTTTGCTACGGGAACTTCTATGGTGTTGCATCCTAAGAATCCCTTTATTCCTACAGTTCATCTGAATTATCGATATTTCGAAGCTGGTCCTGTTTGGTGGTTTGGGGGAGGTGCAGACTTAACCCCTTTTTATCCTTATCTTTCTGATGTAAGGAATTTTCATAACGAACATAAAAAAGCTTGTGAGAATGTTAGTAAAGATTTGCATAAAGTTTTCAAACCATGGTGTGATGAATATTTCTTCTTGAAGCATAGAAATGAATCTAGAGGCATAGGAGGTATTTTTTATGATTATCAAGATGGTTCAGGCAATATTTATAAAGGAAATAATCACAATGGAGAGGCATCAAAATCTTCACAAAATATTGGCAGATCTAATTTAAATTGGGATAATTTATTTTCTTTAGCCGAAAATTGTGGGCAAGCATTCCTCCCTTCATATTTGCCCATTATTGAAAAAAGAGCTTCTCAAACATATTCATCGAAGGAAAGAGAATTTCAGCTATATCGAAGAGGTAGATATGTCGAATTCAATTTAGTTTGGGATAGAGGGACGATTTTTGGACTACAAACAAATGGTAGAACTGAATCTATATTAATGTCCTTGCCGCCTTTAGCTAGATGGGAATACGGATATAAAGCTAAAAAGGGTTCTCGAGAGGAATTTCTCACTTCAATTTTTACAAAACCCCAAGATTGGTTAAATGATAAAGAGTTAGAGAAATTCTGTATAGAGAATAATATTTTTGATTAA
- a CDS encoding bifunctional pantoate--beta-alanine ligase/(d)CMP kinase: protein MKKVIIRKTEEIENWRRNINSEINFIPTMGNLHNGHIKLISTARNENSNVNLVSIFINPLQFDNKLDLENYPKTIDNDIKISFSNGADAIFIPSNEDIYPPNNKNIKFLKAPRELSSALCGLKRIGHFDGVCTVVYRLLNLIKPTNLYLGEKDWQQLLILKNLVLKEKLNVAIKSIPTQRDFDGIPLSSRNVHLSKNERKLIRFFSSELLEAKKIFQQEKNVNLNEIIKKLSAKKISIEYLEHLHPHTLQKARLEDNISLLAGAIRCGETRLIDHVFLMKRRPIIAIDGPAGSGKSTVTKLIAKKLKLLYLDTGAMYRALSWLILKENIDYKKEKKLLNIFKDISIVFKSNTNSHQDVYVNNYCVTEEIRSQKISSIVSKISSIKEVRKFLVEEQRKIGESGGLVAEGRDIGTTVFPHAELKIFLTASIDERAKRRKFDKNSKDLQEIDLSTLKELIKKRDFEDSNREISPLVKADDAIEIITDGNTINEVVDKIIDLYNDKIPKETEIK from the coding sequence GTGAAGAAAGTAATAATAAGGAAAACTGAAGAAATAGAAAATTGGAGGAGAAATATAAATAGTGAAATTAACTTTATTCCAACAATGGGTAATCTTCATAATGGACATATAAAATTAATATCAACGGCAAGAAATGAAAATTCTAATGTTAATTTAGTAAGTATTTTTATTAATCCACTTCAATTCGATAACAAGTTAGACTTAGAAAATTACCCTAAAACAATTGATAATGATATAAAAATCTCCTTTTCAAATGGCGCGGATGCCATCTTCATCCCAAGTAATGAAGATATATATCCACCAAATAATAAAAATATTAAATTCCTAAAAGCGCCAAGAGAATTATCTTCGGCATTATGTGGATTAAAACGAATTGGACATTTTGATGGCGTTTGTACAGTAGTTTATAGATTACTTAATCTCATCAAGCCTACAAATCTTTACTTAGGAGAAAAAGATTGGCAACAACTTTTAATTTTAAAAAATCTTGTCCTAAAAGAGAAATTAAATGTTGCTATTAAATCTATTCCTACACAACGAGATTTTGATGGAATTCCTTTAAGTTCACGTAATGTACATTTATCAAAAAATGAAAGGAAATTGATTAGGTTTTTTTCAAGTGAGTTATTAGAAGCAAAAAAAATTTTTCAACAAGAAAAAAATGTCAATTTAAACGAAATTATTAAAAAGTTATCAGCAAAAAAAATTTCAATCGAATATTTAGAACACTTGCACCCTCATACCCTCCAAAAAGCGAGACTTGAGGATAATATTTCGTTACTGGCTGGTGCGATAAGATGTGGAGAGACAAGATTAATTGATCACGTTTTCCTAATGAAAAGAAGGCCGATTATTGCAATTGATGGTCCTGCAGGGTCAGGTAAAAGTACTGTAACAAAGTTAATAGCGAAGAAACTTAAACTTCTATATTTAGATACTGGCGCAATGTATAGGGCATTGAGTTGGCTTATACTTAAAGAAAATATTGATTATAAAAAAGAAAAAAAATTACTGAATATTTTTAAAGATATATCTATTGTTTTCAAGTCAAATACAAATTCACATCAGGATGTTTATGTTAATAACTACTGTGTTACTGAAGAAATTAGGTCGCAAAAGATAAGTTCCATAGTTTCTAAAATTTCCTCAATAAAAGAAGTAAGAAAATTCTTAGTAGAAGAACAAAGAAAAATTGGAGAATCTGGCGGACTTGTAGCTGAGGGAAGAGATATAGGAACTACTGTTTTTCCTCATGCAGAACTTAAAATATTTTTGACTGCTAGCATTGATGAAAGAGCAAAAAGAAGAAAATTTGATAAAAATAGTAAAGACTTACAAGAAATAGACCTTAGTACATTAAAAGAGCTTATAAAGAAACGAGATTTTGAAGATTCCAATAGGGAAATTTCACCTCTAGTAAAAGCGGATGACGCAATAGAAATTATTACGGATGGAAACACAATTAATGAGGTGGTGGATAAAATTATTGATCTTTATAATGACAAGATTCCTAAAGAGACTGAGATCAAATAA
- the purM gene encoding phosphoribosylformylglycinamidine cyclo-ligase, whose amino-acid sequence MDYKTSGVDIEAGREFVSEIKQAVEGTHTSNVIEGIGGFGGLFRIPIDSFKKPVLVSGTDGVGTKLELAQSKNFHFEVGIDLVAMCMNDIITSGAKPLFFLDYIATGKLDKKQLLRVVQGISHGCGENNCSLLGGETAEMPGFYSKNKYDLAGFCVGIVDEDKLINGKKVSENDLIIALKSNGVHSNGFSLVRKIIQNNNQIEKEFEKVSHLSFYDELLKPTKIYNNVINQILSENIEIKAMSHITGGGIPENLPRCIPSDFIPYINTSSWEIPILFKFLKDKGSVPEKDLWNTFNLGVGFCLIIDKKFKNAILSICKDYDIESWEIGKIVRKNNLTNSKFLPEILT is encoded by the coding sequence ATGGATTACAAAACATCAGGTGTTGATATAGAAGCTGGACGAGAATTTGTTTCCGAAATTAAACAGGCAGTTGAAGGAACTCATACATCTAATGTGATTGAGGGTATTGGCGGGTTTGGAGGCTTGTTTAGAATACCTATCGACAGTTTTAAAAAACCAGTTCTTGTTTCAGGAACTGATGGTGTTGGAACAAAATTAGAATTAGCTCAAAGTAAAAACTTTCACTTTGAGGTTGGTATTGATTTAGTTGCTATGTGCATGAACGATATCATTACTAGTGGTGCAAAACCTTTATTTTTTCTGGATTATATTGCTACTGGTAAGCTTGATAAGAAACAATTATTGAGGGTTGTTCAGGGAATTTCACATGGCTGTGGAGAAAATAACTGTTCATTACTCGGCGGTGAAACTGCTGAAATGCCAGGATTTTATTCAAAAAATAAGTATGATCTTGCAGGATTTTGTGTTGGAATTGTCGATGAGGATAAGCTTATTAATGGTAAAAAAGTCTCTGAAAATGACTTAATAATTGCTTTAAAAAGTAATGGAGTTCATAGTAATGGCTTTAGTTTAGTAAGAAAAATTATCCAAAACAATAATCAAATAGAAAAGGAATTTGAAAAAGTTTCTCACTTAAGTTTTTATGATGAGTTATTAAAACCTACAAAAATTTACAATAATGTGATTAACCAAATTTTATCTGAAAATATAGAAATTAAAGCAATGTCTCATATAACTGGAGGAGGAATTCCAGAAAATTTACCAAGATGTATACCTTCTGATTTTATTCCTTATATCAATACCAGTTCTTGGGAAATACCTATTTTATTTAAATTCCTTAAAGACAAAGGATCTGTTCCTGAAAAAGATTTATGGAATACTTTCAATCTTGGAGTTGGATTTTGTTTAATTATTGATAAAAAATTTAAGAACGCGATATTAAGTATCTGCAAGGATTATGATATAGAAAGTTGGGAAATTGGAAAGATAGTTCGAAAAAATAATTTAACAAATAGTAAATTTTTGCCAGAAATTTTAACTTAA
- a CDS encoding cofactor assembly of complex C subunit B, with product MSYSLNSTLLLTILLAIGLFFFLRASSKDRTTIVEISSSQQPIKVLNSLCEWLNLRGWKQTGGDFEQRILIFKGQVVSSKFLAIFLGFLGGFGSCALGLVIIQIYPELGWWPILLGLIGGPLSGIVYFKKSAREEKFELRLINENENDSTFMRLRAHRDELISLENELGEKLQLKSDGSLFKTPI from the coding sequence ATGTCATATTCCTTAAATTCAACATTATTGCTGACAATTCTCTTGGCCATAGGTTTATTTTTTTTTCTTAGGGCTTCCAGTAAAGATAGAACAACTATCGTTGAGATCTCATCTTCTCAGCAGCCTATTAAAGTTTTAAATAGTTTATGTGAATGGCTTAACTTGAGGGGATGGAAGCAAACAGGAGGAGATTTTGAACAAAGAATTTTAATATTCAAGGGTCAAGTTGTTTCTAGTAAATTTTTAGCAATTTTTTTAGGTTTTCTTGGCGGTTTTGGTTCTTGTGCTTTGGGATTAGTAATTATTCAAATATATCCTGAATTGGGTTGGTGGCCTATTCTTTTGGGATTAATTGGTGGACCTTTGTCTGGAATTGTTTATTTTAAAAAATCAGCAAGAGAGGAGAAATTTGAATTAAGGTTGATCAACGAAAATGAAAATGATTCAACTTTCATGAGACTAAGAGCACATAGGGATGAATTAATCTCTTTAGAAAATGAACTTGGAGAAAAACTTCAATTGAAAAGTGATGGTTCCTTATTTAAAACACCTATTTAA
- a CDS encoding Mrp/NBP35 family ATP-binding protein, with product MTTIEDANFALQKVLDAGSQKNVIELAWIKNVRVTIPRVIVTLSLPSFANSQRNRIVKEVREVLLDFQDIDDVQIEVDNNSSKTESQNQSNAPELQKIDGIRHIIAVSSGKGGVGKSTIAVNLACSLAKLGLKTGLLDADIYGPNTPSMMGVAEQNPKVTEGSGSDQRLIPINKYGISLVSMGFLIEEGQPVIWRGPMLNSIIRQFLYQVEWKNLDFLVIDLPPGTGDAQISLSQSVPISGAIVVTTPQQVSLQDARRGLAMFKQLGVPLLGIVENMSVFIPPDMPGKKYEIFGKGGGRTLANENDLPLLAQIPIEIPLVDDSNKGIPISVSQPHTESSVVFGNLAQLIKNQFVNI from the coding sequence ATGACCACAATAGAAGATGCGAATTTTGCTTTACAAAAAGTTCTAGATGCTGGATCACAGAAAAATGTAATTGAATTAGCTTGGATTAAAAATGTAAGAGTAACTATACCAAGAGTAATCGTAACATTATCATTACCATCGTTTGCTAATTCTCAGAGAAATAGAATTGTAAAAGAGGTTAGAGAAGTACTACTGGATTTTCAAGATATTGATGATGTTCAAATAGAGGTAGATAATAATTCTTCCAAAACAGAATCTCAAAATCAAAGTAATGCTCCTGAATTGCAGAAGATTGATGGGATTCGGCACATCATAGCTGTTAGCAGTGGTAAAGGTGGAGTTGGAAAAAGTACCATTGCAGTTAATCTCGCTTGTTCTCTAGCTAAATTAGGCTTAAAAACTGGTTTGCTGGATGCGGATATTTATGGACCTAATACTCCCTCAATGATGGGAGTTGCCGAACAGAATCCAAAGGTTACGGAAGGTAGTGGCAGTGATCAAAGGTTAATACCAATAAATAAATATGGAATTTCTTTGGTATCAATGGGTTTCCTCATAGAAGAAGGTCAGCCAGTTATATGGAGAGGACCAATGCTTAATAGTATTATCCGACAATTTTTATACCAAGTTGAATGGAAGAATCTTGATTTTTTGGTTATTGACTTGCCTCCAGGAACAGGAGATGCTCAAATATCTCTTTCTCAATCTGTGCCTATTTCTGGAGCTATAGTTGTCACTACTCCTCAACAGGTATCTTTGCAAGATGCAAGGAGAGGATTAGCAATGTTTAAACAACTCGGAGTACCTTTACTGGGAATCGTAGAAAATATGTCAGTATTTATTCCGCCAGATATGCCAGGCAAAAAATATGAAATTTTTGGTAAAGGTGGTGGACGAACATTAGCTAATGAAAATGACTTACCATTATTAGCTCAAATTCCTATTGAAATCCCTCTCGTTGATGATAGTAATAAAGGTATACCAATCTCAGTAAGTCAGCCCCATACAGAAAGTTCTGTTGTATTTGGTAATTTAGCTCAATTAATTAAGAATCAATTTGTCAATATTTAA